From Mycobacterium lacus, one genomic window encodes:
- a CDS encoding AAA family ATPase: MARQLTLTARLNTSAVDSRRGVIRLHPSAVAALGIREWDAVSLTGSRTTAAVAGLASQDTPVGTVLLDDVTLSNAGLREGTAVIVGTVTVYGARWVTLSGSALTTQSIPPVTLRQALLGKVMTVGDAVSLLPRDLGPGTSTSAASRALASAVGISWTSELLTVTGVDPDGPVSVQPNTLVTWGTGIPHSAGASSHQLDSAATPQIQVEELKGAQPQAAKLTEWLKLALDEQHLLKTLGASTNLGVLVSGPAGVGKVTLVRAVCAGRRLVELDGPEVGALAADDRLKAVASAVAAVRNGGGVLLIADVDALLPATVEPVASLILGELRTAVATDGVALIATSALPDQLDARLRAPELCDRELSVPLPDAVTRKALLEALLKPVPTRDLDLDEIAHRTPGFVVADLAALVREAALRAASRASADGRPPTLNQDDLAGALTVIRPLSRSASEEVTVGSVTLDDVGDMAGAKQALTEAVLWPLQHPDTFARLGVDPPRGVLLYGPPGCGKTFVVRALASTGRLSVHAVKGSELMDKWVGSSEKAVRELFRRARDSAPSLVFLDEVDALAPRRGQSFDSGVTDRVVAALLTELDGINPLRDVVVLGATNRPDLIDPALLRPGRLERLVFVEPPDATARREILRTAGKSIPLSDDVDLDVVSAELDGYSAADCVALLREAALTAMRRSIDAADVTAADLAAARETVRPSLDAVQVASLRAFGKAL, translated from the coding sequence TTGGCGCGTCAGCTCACGCTCACGGCCCGGCTGAACACGTCGGCCGTCGACTCGCGGCGCGGGGTCATCCGGTTGCACCCGAGCGCCGTTGCCGCCCTTGGCATCCGGGAGTGGGATGCGGTGTCGCTGACCGGGTCGCGGACCACCGCGGCGGTGGCCGGGCTGGCGAGCCAGGACACCCCGGTCGGCACCGTGTTGCTGGACGACGTGACGCTGTCCAATGCCGGCCTGCGGGAGGGCACCGCGGTGATCGTCGGCACGGTCACGGTCTACGGCGCGCGGTGGGTGACGCTGAGCGGCTCGGCACTGACCACGCAGTCGATTCCGCCGGTCACCCTGCGGCAGGCCTTGCTCGGCAAGGTGATGACGGTCGGCGACGCGGTGTCGCTGCTGCCCCGCGACCTGGGTCCGGGCACATCCACGTCGGCGGCCAGCCGCGCGTTGGCCTCGGCGGTCGGGATCAGCTGGACATCCGAGCTGCTGACCGTCACCGGCGTCGACCCCGACGGACCGGTTAGCGTGCAACCGAACACGCTGGTGACGTGGGGTACCGGTATCCCGCACAGCGCCGGGGCGTCCTCGCACCAACTGGACAGCGCCGCCACCCCGCAGATCCAAGTCGAGGAACTCAAGGGCGCCCAGCCCCAGGCCGCCAAGCTGACCGAATGGCTCAAGCTTGCCCTCGACGAGCAGCACCTGCTGAAGACCTTGGGCGCGAGCACGAACCTGGGCGTCCTGGTGTCGGGTCCGGCCGGCGTCGGCAAGGTGACCCTGGTGCGCGCGGTGTGCGCGGGCCGCAGGCTTGTCGAGCTGGACGGCCCGGAGGTCGGCGCGCTGGCCGCCGACGACCGGCTCAAGGCCGTGGCCTCGGCGGTGGCGGCGGTGCGCAACGGTGGCGGGGTGCTGCTGATCGCCGACGTCGACGCCCTGCTGCCGGCCACCGTCGAGCCGGTGGCCAGCCTCATCCTGGGCGAGCTGCGCACCGCGGTGGCCACCGACGGGGTGGCGTTGATCGCCACGTCGGCCCTGCCCGACCAGCTCGATGCCCGGCTGCGCGCACCCGAGCTGTGCGACCGCGAGCTGAGCGTGCCGCTGCCCGACGCCGTCACCCGCAAGGCGCTGCTGGAGGCGCTGCTGAAGCCGGTGCCCACACGTGACCTCGATCTCGACGAAATCGCCCACCGCACACCGGGTTTCGTGGTCGCCGACCTGGCCGCGCTGGTGCGTGAAGCCGCGCTGCGGGCGGCGTCAAGGGCCAGCGCCGACGGCCGGCCACCGACCCTGAACCAGGACGACCTGGCCGGTGCGCTGACCGTCATCCGGCCGCTGTCCCGCTCGGCGAGCGAGGAGGTCACCGTCGGCAGCGTCACGCTCGACGACGTCGGCGACATGGCCGGCGCCAAGCAGGCCCTGACCGAAGCGGTGCTGTGGCCGTTGCAGCACCCGGACACCTTCGCGCGGTTGGGGGTTGACCCGCCCCGTGGGGTGTTGCTGTACGGCCCGCCCGGCTGCGGCAAGACCTTCGTGGTCCGCGCGCTGGCCAGCACCGGGCGGCTCAGCGTGCACGCCGTCAAAGGCTCCGAGCTGATGGACAAGTGGGTGGGCTCGTCGGAAAAGGCGGTGCGCGAGCTGTTTCGCCGCGCCCGTGACTCCGCACCGTCGCTGGTGTTCCTGGACGAGGTCGATGCGTTGGCGCCCCGCCGCGGCCAGAGTTTCGACTCGGGTGTGACCGACCGGGTGGTGGCCGCGTTGTTGACCGAGCTCGACGGCATCAACCCGCTACGAGACGTCGTCGTGCTGGGCGCGACCAACCGGCCCGATCTGATCGACCCGGCGTTGCTGCGTCCGGGGCGGCTGGAACGGCTGGTGTTCGTCGAACCGCCCGACGCGACCGCGCGCCGGGAAATCCTGCGCACCGCCGGGAAGTCGATCCCCCTGAGCGACGACGTCGACCTCGACGTCGTGTCCGCCGAACTCGACGGTTACAGCGCCGCCGACTGTGTGGCGTTGCTGCGGGAGGCCGCGCTCACCGCGATGCGGCGTTCCATCGATGCTGCCGACGTCACCGCCGCCGATCTGGCCGCCGCGCGCGAAACCGTGCGCCCCTCACTGGATGCCGTGCAGGTGGCATCGTTACGCGCGTTCGGCAAAGCCCTGTAG